One Catenulispora sp. MAP5-51 genomic window, TCCATCCGGATTCTTTCGGTTATCGGCCGCGTCGCTCGGCGCTGGATGCGGTCGGGGTTTGTCGGGTGCGGTGCTGGGAGTTCGACTGGGTGGTCGAGATCGACATCCGGCGATTCTTCGATTCGGTGCCGTGGGACCTGATCGTCAAAGCGGTCCAGGTGCACTGTGACCTTGCGTGGGTGGTGCTGTATGTGAAGCGGTGGCTGGCTGCGCCGCTGGTGCTGCCCAGCGGGTCGTTGGTTGACCGAGATCGTGGGACTCCGCAGGGTTCGGCGATCTCCCCGGTGTTGGCGAACCTGTTCATGCACTACGCGTTCGATGCCTGGCTGGCCCGGGAGTACCCGGCGGTGCGGTTCGAACGTTACGCCGATGATGCGGTGCTGCACTGCCGCACCGAGCACCAGGCCCGGCAGGTCCTGGCGGCGTTGCATGAGCGGATGGCCCAGGTCGGACTGGAGTTGCATCCGGACAAGACCCGGATTGTCTACTGCAAGGACGGGTCACGGCGTGGAACGTACGACCACACCGAGTTCACGTTCCTGGGGTTCACTTTTCGGGCGCGGGGGGTGCGGCTGAAGGACGGGGTCATGTTCACCGGCTTCAACCCGGCGGTCAGCAAAGACGCCTTGAAGAAGATGGGGGCACGGGTGCGAGCTTGGCGGCTCCACCGGCGCACCCTGGCCTCCGAACACGACCTCGCGCGGCTGATCAATCCAGTCGTGCGAGGCTGGATGCAGTATTACGGGGCGTTCTACCGCTCCGCACTGTATCCCCTCCTGGCCCGCATCAACGCCTACCTGATGAGGTGGTCCCGCAACAAGTACAAACGGCTGCAGGGCCGCAAGAAAGCTCAAGCTCAGTGGCAGCAGGCCGTGAAACTACGGCCGAGGTTCTTCGCCCACTGGGCCTGGGTCAACAAGCTCCCGGCT contains:
- a CDS encoding reverse transcriptase domain-containing protein, producing HPDSFGYRPRRSALDAVGVCRVRCWEFDWVVEIDIRRFFDSVPWDLIVKAVQVHCDLAWVVLYVKRWLAAPLVLPSGSLVDRDRGTPQGSAISPVLANLFMHYAFDAWLAREYPAVRFERYADDAVLHCRTEHQARQVLAALHERMAQVGLELHPDKTRIVYCKDGSRRGTYDHTEFTFLGFTFRARGVRLKDGVMFTGFNPAVSKDALKKMGARVRAWRLHRRTLASEHDLARLINPVVRGWMQYYGAFYRSALYPLLARINAYLMRWSRNKYKRLQGRKKAQAQWQQAVKLRPRFFAHWAWVNKLPAVW